From Selenomonadales bacterium, one genomic window encodes:
- a CDS encoding sporulation transcriptional regulator SpoIIID — MNDHIYERVVEIARYVAATKATVRAAADHFDVSKSTVHKDLTDRLKAI; from the coding sequence GTGAATGACCACATCTACGAGCGGGTAGTGGAAATTGCACGGTACGTGGCAGCCACTAAGGCTACCGTGCGGGCTGCGGCCGACCATTTTGATGTTTCTAAGTCGACCGTACATAAGGACCTGACAGACAGGCTAAAAGCCATTA
- a CDS encoding TRAP transporter small permease, with the protein MPLFDKVSLWFESFNAKVESVLQYSVYALVAIVTLEVFVRFVLGMPLIWARDSMLWFYSTMLLLPVAYYYSRGTHISASDLVHSFNLSESTKATLNLINNIVLLAVAAVLINPAMNRLMVSLRIGETSILTLWRPPLWPFFILIPITFALISLQALIGIVRSAVTLLKEDAK; encoded by the coding sequence ATGCCCCTGTTCGATAAGGTGTCTCTATGGTTTGAAAGTTTCAACGCCAAAGTCGAGTCCGTCCTGCAGTATTCTGTATATGCGCTAGTGGCAATCGTGACCTTGGAGGTGTTTGTGCGCTTTGTCCTCGGCATGCCACTTATCTGGGCGCGGGATTCCATGCTGTGGTTCTATTCAACTATGCTGCTGCTGCCCGTGGCCTACTACTACTCTCGCGGCACACATATCTCCGCTAGCGACTTGGTACATAGCTTTAACCTTTCGGAGAGCACGAAGGCGACCCTCAACCTCATCAATAATATCGTGCTCTTGGCTGTTGCGGCTGTCCTCATCAACCCCGCAATGAATCGTCTCATGGTTTCGCTGCGTATCGGAGAAACGTCAATTCTCACGCTTTGGCGCCCGCCGCTGTGGCCTTTCTTTATCCTCATCCCAATAACCTTTGCTCTGATTAGTTTGCAGGCGCTTATTGGGATTGTGAGATCTGCCGTGACATTGCTTAAGGAGGATGCCAAATAA